In Pseudomonas sp. ADAK2, the genomic window ATCCGCCATCACATCCAATTGCGAGCCCTTTTGCTGCACGCAGAAGCCTGGTTCTGCGCCCGGGATATCGGCCGGTTAATGGGCGTAGAAATAAACGGCCGTTACGCACTCAAGCTCGACGCCGATCAACGCCGGATGATGTGTTTATCCGGAAGCGACGCCCTCCTGGAAACGCTGATGCTGAGCGAATCCGGCGTATACGCGATGCTGGTCTATCACTACTGCCCGGAGAACCGGCATCTGCGGCGTTGGCTGACCCATCACGTAGTGCCGATGCTGCGGGACGGTGGTGGGGTGGCTTCGAATCAGGCGCCGAGTTTGCGCTTGATGGAATGGGCAGGAGGCACGTTGAGCCTGTTGCATTGGCGGACGGAACCCTGGGTTCGTTTAAAAGATATGCCGTGTTTGTTGGGCGCCGGATATAGCGGCGTTCGCGGATTCTGACGACAGCGCTGAACCTCTGTAGGAGCTGTGTAGGAGCTGTCGAGTGAAACGAGGCTGCGATCTTTTGATCTTGCCCTAAAAAACAAGATCAAAAGATCGCAGCCTCGTTTCACTCGACAGCTCCTACAGGGATCCTACGGGATTGCTATTTGCCGTTCCCTTCCAACTGCCCCAACGGCACCCGCTTTTCTATCGCACTCGACAACACAATCGACGTCTTGCTGAAGCCAAACTTGGCAATGCGATTGATCAACTCTTCCAACTCCGGCATCGACCCCACCGCCGCCTGCATGATCACGCACGGATCACCGGTCACTCGATGGCACTCGGTCAATTGCGGGATTTTGATCAGGTCGTCGTAAGTCTTCTGGTTACCGTGCTGGTTCAGGCGCAGTTCGATGACGCACTGGATCGGCAGGCCGATTTTCGACATATCGACTTTCGCCTGGTAACCGGTAATCACCCCGGACGCCTCAAGCTTGGCCACGCGCTCGGCCACGGCCGGGGCGGACAGGTTCACTTTGCGCGCCAGTTCGGCGTAGGACGCGCGACCGTTTTCCAACAGGGCGCTGAGGAGCATGCGGTCGTACTTGTCCATCGTCGGATTCCTGAAAATGACATGACTTTCGAAAACACGGTTTATCGCGCAGATCTCCGTGCTTTGAAAAGTGTACCGGTGCGATAAACAGGTTTTGTAACTTATTTTTACGGCTTGGCCTTTCTAGAATATCCAATCTCCTTGTCCTGCCTTCGAGCTGCCCAATGCCTGGCTTACGTCGCTTCCCCCTACCGTTGATCGCCGCTTTTTTCGCCTTGTACGTGATTTGGGGCTCGACCTATCTGGTCATTCGCATCGGCGTGCAGTACTGGCCGCCGTTGATGCTCGGCGGGATTCGCTTTGTGATCGCCGGGACGCTGATGTACGCCTTCCTGCGCTGGCGCGGGGCGCCGGCACCCACTTGGGCGCAGTGGAAAGCGGCGGGGATCATCGGGATTTTGCTGCTCAGTTTCGGTAACGGCGCGGTGAGCGTCGCTGAGCACACTGGCGTGGCGTCCGGTGTTGCTGCGCTGGCGGTGGCAACGGTGCCGCTGTTTACCTTGCTCTTCGGCTATTTCTGGGGCGCGCGTAATACCCGTCTCGAATGGGCCGGGATTGTGCTCGGGCTGATCGGCATCGCCATGCTCAACCTTGGCTCCAACCTGCAATCGAGCCCGTTGGGCGCGGCGTTGTTGGTGTTCGCCGCCGCGACCTGGGCCTTTGGTTCGGTGTGGAGCAAACACTTGCCGTTGCCTCAAGGGGCGATGGCCAGTGCCGTGGAAATGCTGGTGGGCGGCGTAGTGTTGCTGATCGGCAGCGCCGTCAGCGGTGAACACCTGGACAGCGTGCCGCCGATGGAAGGCTGGGC contains:
- a CDS encoding BRO-N domain-containing protein, giving the protein MVKITPNPPIPFIPQTFIRHHIQLRALLLHAEAWFCARDIGRLMGVEINGRYALKLDADQRRMMCLSGSDALLETLMLSESGVYAMLVYHYCPENRHLRRWLTHHVVPMLRDGGGVASNQAPSLRLMEWAGGTLSLLHWRTEPWVRLKDMPCLLGAGYSGVRGF
- a CDS encoding Lrp/AsnC family transcriptional regulator; its protein translation is MDKYDRMLLSALLENGRASYAELARKVNLSAPAVAERVAKLEASGVITGYQAKVDMSKIGLPIQCVIELRLNQHGNQKTYDDLIKIPQLTECHRVTGDPCVIMQAAVGSMPELEELINRIAKFGFSKTSIVLSSAIEKRVPLGQLEGNGK
- the yedA gene encoding drug/metabolite exporter YedA, whose protein sequence is MPGLRRFPLPLIAAFFALYVIWGSTYLVIRIGVQYWPPLMLGGIRFVIAGTLMYAFLRWRGAPAPTWAQWKAAGIIGILLLSFGNGAVSVAEHTGVASGVAALAVATVPLFTLLFGYFWGARNTRLEWAGIVLGLIGIAMLNLGSNLQSSPLGAALLVFAAATWAFGSVWSKHLPLPQGAMASAVEMLVGGVVLLIGSAVSGEHLDSVPPMEGWAALAYLIGFGSIIAFNAYMYLLKNVRPAAATSYAYVNPAVAVLLGIVFVGETIGIEEAIAMAVIISAVVLIGLPQWRRAPVRPVAVAPAESRVN